Proteins encoded within one genomic window of Candidatus Methylomirabilota bacterium:
- a CDS encoding ABC transporter permease: MQRYIIKRFLLMIPTLLGVAVFIFLLMRVIPGDVVELRLTSEGGFVTEEVLATERARLGLDKPLWQQFVNWIWGIVRLDFGTSMWTGRPISHEIGIRLELSLEVAILATVVAILIAIPLGTLAALKQDTWVDYAVRVFSIAGLSMPSFWLGILIILFLLIYFQWVPPMVYTPIWVDPWANLSQIVWPAVAVGYRYSAVSTRMMRSSMLEVLREDYVRTARAKGLWEKVVITRHAMKNALLPVITVIGLEFAFLIGGLVVTEQVFNLNGLGKLLVQSIAQRDYTMTQTLVLLVAVTFVLVNFVIDILYGWLDPRIRYR; the protein is encoded by the coding sequence ATGCAACGATATATCATCAAGCGGTTCCTCTTGATGATCCCGACCCTTCTCGGGGTCGCGGTCTTCATCTTCCTCCTCATGCGGGTGATTCCAGGTGACGTCGTCGAGCTGAGACTCACCAGCGAAGGGGGTTTCGTCACGGAAGAGGTCCTGGCCACGGAGCGGGCGCGGCTGGGCCTCGATAAGCCCCTCTGGCAGCAGTTTGTGAACTGGATATGGGGGATTGTGCGGCTGGATTTCGGAACGTCCATGTGGACGGGCCGCCCCATCTCCCACGAGATCGGCATCCGGCTCGAGCTCAGCCTCGAGGTCGCTATTCTGGCGACCGTGGTGGCGATCCTCATTGCGATTCCGTTGGGGACGCTTGCGGCCCTGAAGCAGGACACCTGGGTGGATTACGCCGTCCGGGTCTTCAGCATTGCCGGATTATCCATGCCCTCTTTCTGGCTGGGGATTCTCATCATCCTCTTCCTGCTGATCTACTTTCAGTGGGTCCCGCCGATGGTTTACACGCCGATCTGGGTCGATCCGTGGGCGAATCTCTCGCAGATCGTCTGGCCTGCCGTGGCCGTCGGGTACCGGTATTCCGCCGTCTCCACGCGCATGATGCGATCCTCGATGTTGGAAGTGTTACGGGAGGACTACGTCCGAACGGCCCGTGCCAAGGGGTTATGGGAGAAGGTGGTCATCACCCGCCACGCGATGAAAAACGCCCTGCTGCCGGTGATCACGGTAATCGGGCTCGAGTTTGCCTTCTTAATCGGGGGGCTCGTGGTCACGGAGCAGGTCTTCAATCTGAACGGACTCGGGAAGCTGTTAGTGCAGTCCATCGCCCAGCGGGATTACACCATGACCCAGACGTTGGTCCTGCTGGTCGCCGTGACGTTTGTCCTGGTGAACTTTGTCATAGACATCCTGTACGGCTGGCTGGATCCTCGGATTCGGTATCGGTAG